From a single Saimiri boliviensis isolate mSaiBol1 chromosome 7, mSaiBol1.pri, whole genome shotgun sequence genomic region:
- the GPR84 gene encoding G-protein coupled receptor 84 — protein sequence MWNTSDANFSCYHESVLGYRYVAVSWGVVVAVTGTVGNVLTLLALAIQPKLRTRFNLLIANLTLADLLYCMFLQPFSVDTYLHLHWRTGATFCRVFGLLLFASNSVSILTLCLIALGRYLLIAHPKLFPQVFSAKGIVLALVGTWVIGVASFAPLWPIYILVPVVCTCSFDRIRGRPYTTILMGIYFVLGLSCVGIFYCLIHRQVKRAAQALVQYKLRQASIHSNHVAGTDEATPGRFQELDSRLASGAPSEGISSEPVSAATTQTLEGDSSEVGDQINSKIAKPMAEKSPPEASVKAQPTKGAQRTPDSSSEFGKVTRMCFAVFLCFTLSYIPFLLLNILDARVRAPRVIHMLAANLTWLNSCINPVLYAAMNRQFRQAYGSLLKRGPGSFRRLH from the coding sequence ATGTGGAACACGTCTGATGCCAACTTCTCCTGCTACCATGAGTCTGTGCTGGGCTATCGTTATGTTGCAGTTAGCtggggggtggtggtggctgTGACAGGCACCGTGGGCAATGTGCTCACCTTACTGGCCTTGGCTATCCAGCCCAAACTCCGTACCCGATTCAACCTGCTCATAGCCAACCTCACCCTGGCTGATCTCCTCTACTGCATGTTCCTTCAGCCCTTCTCTGTGGACACCTACCTCCACCTTCACTGGCGCACCGGAGCCACCTTCTGCAGGGTATTTGGGCTCCTCCTTTTTGCCTCCAACTCTGTCTCCATCCTGACCCTCTGCCTCATCGCACTGGGACGCTACCTCCTCATTGCCCACCCTAAGCTTTTTCCCCAAGTGTTCAGTGCCAAGGGGATAGTGCTGGCACTGGTGGGCACCTGGGTTATAGGCGTGGCCAGCTTTGCCCCACTCTGGCCTATTTATATCCTGGTACCTGTAGTCTGCACCTGCAGCTTTGACCGCATCCGAGGCCGGCCTTACACCACCATCCTCATGGGTATCTACTTTGTGCTTGGGCTCAGCTGTGTTGGCATCTTCTATTGCCTCATCCACCGCCAGGTGAAACGAGCAGCACAGGCACTGGTCCAATACAAGCTGCGACAGGCAAGCATCCACTCCAACCACGTGGCCGGGACTGACGAGGCCACGCCGGGTCGTTTCCAGGAGCTGGACAGCAGGTTAGCATCAGGAGCACCCAGTGAGGGGATTTCGTCTGAGCCAGTTAGTGCTGCCACCACTCAGACCCTGGAAGGAGACTCATCAGAAGTGGGAGACCAGATCAACAGCAAGATAGCTAAGCCAATGGCGGAGAAAAGCCCTCCAGAAGCATCTGTCAAAGCCCAGCCAACTAAAGGAGCCCAAAGAACTCCGGATTCTTCGTCGGAATTTGGGAAGGTGACTCGAATGTGTTTTGCTGTGTTCCTCTGCTTTACCCTGAGCTACATCCCCTTCTTGCTGCTCAACATTCTGGATGCCAGAGTCCGGGCTCCCCGGGTGATCCACATGCTCGCTGCCAACCTCACCTGGCTCAACAGTTGCATCAACCCTGTGCTCTATGCAGCCATGAACCGCCAATTCCGCCAAGCATATGGCTCCCTTTTAAAACGAGGGCCCGGGAGTTTCCGTAGGCTCCATTAG
- the ZNF385A gene encoding zinc finger protein 385A isoform X1, with translation MILGSLSRAGPLPLLRQPPIMQPPLDLKQILPFPLEPAPTLGLFGNYSTMDPVQKAVLSHTFGGPLLKTKRPVISCNVCQIRFNSQSQAEAHYKGNRHARRVKGIEAAKTRGREPGVREPGDPAPPGSTPTNGDGVAPRPVSMENGLGPAPGSPEKQPGSPSPPSIPETGQGVTKGEGGTPAPAALPGGSKEEEEKAKRLLYCALCKVAVNSLSQLEAHNKGTKHKTILEARSGLGPIKAYPRLGPPTPGEPEAPVQDRTFHCEICNVKVNSEVQLKQHISSRRHRDGVAGKPNPLLSRHKKSRGAGELAGTLTFSKELPKSLAGGLLPSPLAVAAVMAAAAGSPLSLRPAPAAPLLQGPPITHPLLHPAPGPIRTAHGPILFSPY, from the exons GCAGCCTGAGCCGGGCAGGGCCCCTGCCTCTGCTACGGCAGCCCCCCATCATGCAACCCCCACTGGACCTCAAGCAGATCCTACCCTTCCCACTCGAGCCGGCCCCTACCCTTGGTCTCTTCGGCAACTACAGCACC ATGGACCCTGTACAGAAGGCTGTGCTCTCCCACACTTTTGGGGGACCCTTGCTCAAGACCAAGCGGCCCGTCATTTCCTGTAATGTCTGTCAAATCCGCTTCAATTCTCAG AGCCAGGCTGAGGCGCACTACAAGGGTAATCGCCACGCCCGACGAGTCAAAGGCATTGAGGCTGCCAAGACCAGAGGCAGGGAGCCTGGCGTCCGGGAACCTGGAGACCCAGCTCCCCCAGGCAGCACCCCGACAAATGGAGATGGTGTAGCACCCCGTCCAG TTTCCATGGAGAATGGACTGGGGCCAGCCCCAGGATCCCCAGAGAAACAGCCTGGCTCTCCATCCCCTCCCAGCATTCCGGAGACTGGTCAGGGTGTAACCAAGGGTGAAGGGGGGACTCCAGCCCCAGCTGCCTTGCCTGGGGGCagcaaggaagaggaggagaaagcgAAGCGGCTGCTCTACTGTGCTCTGTGCAAGGTGGCTGTGAACTCCCTGTCCCAGCTTGAGGCACATAACAAAG GTACTAAGCACAAGACAATTCTGGAGGCCCGAAGTGGGCTGGGGCCCATCAAAGCCTACCCTCGTCTGGGGCCTCCCACTCCCGGGGAACCAGAGGCTCCTGTCCAGGACCGAACTTTCCACTGTGAGATCTGCAATGTCAAGGTCAACTCGGAGGTCCAGCTGAAACAG CACATCTCCAGCCGGCGGCACCGAGACGGCGTGGCCGGGAAGCCCAACCCACTACTGAGCCGTCACAAGAAGTCTAGGGGCGCCGGGGAGCTGGCG GGCACGCTGACTTTCTCCAAGGAGCTGCCCAAGTCCCTGGCGGGCGGCCTGCTCCCCAGCCCCCTGGCGGTGGCTGCAGTGATGGCAGCGGCAGCAGGCTCGCCGCTGTCCCTGCGCCCGGCTCCAGCAGCACCTCTTCTCCAGGGACCGCCGATCACGCACCCTCTGCTTCACCCGGCCCCCGGACCCATCCGAACTGCGCACGGACCCATCCTCTTCTCCCCCTACTGA
- the ZNF385A gene encoding zinc finger protein 385A isoform X2, translating to MQPPLDLKQILPFPLEPAPTLGLFGNYSTMDPVQKAVLSHTFGGPLLKTKRPVISCNVCQIRFNSQSQAEAHYKGNRHARRVKGIEAAKTRGREPGVREPGDPAPPGSTPTNGDGVAPRPVSMENGLGPAPGSPEKQPGSPSPPSIPETGQGVTKGEGGTPAPAALPGGSKEEEEKAKRLLYCALCKVAVNSLSQLEAHNKGTKHKTILEARSGLGPIKAYPRLGPPTPGEPEAPVQDRTFHCEICNVKVNSEVQLKQHISSRRHRDGVAGKPNPLLSRHKKSRGAGELAGTLTFSKELPKSLAGGLLPSPLAVAAVMAAAAGSPLSLRPAPAAPLLQGPPITHPLLHPAPGPIRTAHGPILFSPY from the exons ATGCAACCCCCACTGGACCTCAAGCAGATCCTACCCTTCCCACTCGAGCCGGCCCCTACCCTTGGTCTCTTCGGCAACTACAGCACC ATGGACCCTGTACAGAAGGCTGTGCTCTCCCACACTTTTGGGGGACCCTTGCTCAAGACCAAGCGGCCCGTCATTTCCTGTAATGTCTGTCAAATCCGCTTCAATTCTCAG AGCCAGGCTGAGGCGCACTACAAGGGTAATCGCCACGCCCGACGAGTCAAAGGCATTGAGGCTGCCAAGACCAGAGGCAGGGAGCCTGGCGTCCGGGAACCTGGAGACCCAGCTCCCCCAGGCAGCACCCCGACAAATGGAGATGGTGTAGCACCCCGTCCAG TTTCCATGGAGAATGGACTGGGGCCAGCCCCAGGATCCCCAGAGAAACAGCCTGGCTCTCCATCCCCTCCCAGCATTCCGGAGACTGGTCAGGGTGTAACCAAGGGTGAAGGGGGGACTCCAGCCCCAGCTGCCTTGCCTGGGGGCagcaaggaagaggaggagaaagcgAAGCGGCTGCTCTACTGTGCTCTGTGCAAGGTGGCTGTGAACTCCCTGTCCCAGCTTGAGGCACATAACAAAG GTACTAAGCACAAGACAATTCTGGAGGCCCGAAGTGGGCTGGGGCCCATCAAAGCCTACCCTCGTCTGGGGCCTCCCACTCCCGGGGAACCAGAGGCTCCTGTCCAGGACCGAACTTTCCACTGTGAGATCTGCAATGTCAAGGTCAACTCGGAGGTCCAGCTGAAACAG CACATCTCCAGCCGGCGGCACCGAGACGGCGTGGCCGGGAAGCCCAACCCACTACTGAGCCGTCACAAGAAGTCTAGGGGCGCCGGGGAGCTGGCG GGCACGCTGACTTTCTCCAAGGAGCTGCCCAAGTCCCTGGCGGGCGGCCTGCTCCCCAGCCCCCTGGCGGTGGCTGCAGTGATGGCAGCGGCAGCAGGCTCGCCGCTGTCCCTGCGCCCGGCTCCAGCAGCACCTCTTCTCCAGGGACCGCCGATCACGCACCCTCTGCTTCACCCGGCCCCCGGACCCATCCGAACTGCGCACGGACCCATCCTCTTCTCCCCCTACTGA
- the ZNF385A gene encoding zinc finger protein 385A isoform X3, with amino-acid sequence MEPRPPGSRRMDPVQKAVLSHTFGGPLLKTKRPVISCNVCQIRFNSQSQAEAHYKGNRHARRVKGIEAAKTRGREPGVREPGDPAPPGSTPTNGDGVAPRPVSMENGLGPAPGSPEKQPGSPSPPSIPETGQGVTKGEGGTPAPAALPGGSKEEEEKAKRLLYCALCKVAVNSLSQLEAHNKGTKHKTILEARSGLGPIKAYPRLGPPTPGEPEAPVQDRTFHCEICNVKVNSEVQLKQHISSRRHRDGVAGKPNPLLSRHKKSRGAGELAGTLTFSKELPKSLAGGLLPSPLAVAAVMAAAAGSPLSLRPAPAAPLLQGPPITHPLLHPAPGPIRTAHGPILFSPY; translated from the exons ATGGAGCCGCGGCCCCCAGGGTCTCGCAGG ATGGACCCTGTACAGAAGGCTGTGCTCTCCCACACTTTTGGGGGACCCTTGCTCAAGACCAAGCGGCCCGTCATTTCCTGTAATGTCTGTCAAATCCGCTTCAATTCTCAG AGCCAGGCTGAGGCGCACTACAAGGGTAATCGCCACGCCCGACGAGTCAAAGGCATTGAGGCTGCCAAGACCAGAGGCAGGGAGCCTGGCGTCCGGGAACCTGGAGACCCAGCTCCCCCAGGCAGCACCCCGACAAATGGAGATGGTGTAGCACCCCGTCCAG TTTCCATGGAGAATGGACTGGGGCCAGCCCCAGGATCCCCAGAGAAACAGCCTGGCTCTCCATCCCCTCCCAGCATTCCGGAGACTGGTCAGGGTGTAACCAAGGGTGAAGGGGGGACTCCAGCCCCAGCTGCCTTGCCTGGGGGCagcaaggaagaggaggagaaagcgAAGCGGCTGCTCTACTGTGCTCTGTGCAAGGTGGCTGTGAACTCCCTGTCCCAGCTTGAGGCACATAACAAAG GTACTAAGCACAAGACAATTCTGGAGGCCCGAAGTGGGCTGGGGCCCATCAAAGCCTACCCTCGTCTGGGGCCTCCCACTCCCGGGGAACCAGAGGCTCCTGTCCAGGACCGAACTTTCCACTGTGAGATCTGCAATGTCAAGGTCAACTCGGAGGTCCAGCTGAAACAG CACATCTCCAGCCGGCGGCACCGAGACGGCGTGGCCGGGAAGCCCAACCCACTACTGAGCCGTCACAAGAAGTCTAGGGGCGCCGGGGAGCTGGCG GGCACGCTGACTTTCTCCAAGGAGCTGCCCAAGTCCCTGGCGGGCGGCCTGCTCCCCAGCCCCCTGGCGGTGGCTGCAGTGATGGCAGCGGCAGCAGGCTCGCCGCTGTCCCTGCGCCCGGCTCCAGCAGCACCTCTTCTCCAGGGACCGCCGATCACGCACCCTCTGCTTCACCCGGCCCCCGGACCCATCCGAACTGCGCACGGACCCATCCTCTTCTCCCCCTACTGA